The Acidimicrobiales bacterium genomic sequence GCGAGCGGGTGCGTGCGCTGGTCGAGCCGCTGGTCACCGGGGCCGGCATGTCGCTGTACGACGTCGAGCACACCGGCGGCGCCGTGCGGGTCCTCGTCGACCGGGAGGGCGGGGTCGGCCTCGACGACCTGGCCGAGCTCACCCGCCGCGTCTCCCGCGTCCTCGACGAGGACGACCCGATCCCCGGGCGCTACACGCTCGAGGTGTCGAGCCCGGGGCTGGAGCGGCCGCTGCGCACGGCCGCCCACTTCGCCGGCGCCGTCGGCAGCGAGGTCACCGTCAAGACGCTCCCCGGCGTCGAGGGCGAGCGCCGCGTCCGGGGGACGCTGGTCGCCGCCGACGACGAGTCGTTCACCGTCCGCCCGACCGAGGGGGACGACCCCGCCGAGCGCACCCTCCGCTACGACGAGGTCGAGCGGGCCCGCACCGTGTTCGAGTGGGGCCCGGCGCCCAAGCCCGGCCAGGGAGGGACCCGCACCAAGAAGAGGAAGGCCGCAACGCCATGACCGGCAACTTCGAGATGATGGAGGCCCTCCAGGCCCTCGCGACCGAGCGGGGCATCTCGACCGACGTCCTGCTCCACGCCCTGGCCAACGCCCTCGAGTCGGCGTACCGGCGCATGCCGGGCGCGGCCGAGGAGGCCTTCGTCGAGATCGACGACCAGTTCACGATCAAGGTCATCGCCCAGGAGCTGGACGACGCCGGCAACGTCGTGCGCGAGTGGGACGCCACCCCCGACAACTTCGGGCGCATCGCCGCGCAGACGGCCAAGCAGGTGATGACCCAGCGCCTGCGCGAGGTCGAGCGCGAGCAGAAGTACGAGGAGTACGCCGGCCGCGAGGGCGACATCGTCACCGGGATCATCCAGCAGAGCGACTCCCGCTACACGCTCCTCGACCTCGGCCGGGTCGAGGCCCTGCTGCCCCAGGCCGAGCAGGTCCCCTACGAGCGGCCCGAGCCCGGCACCCGGCTGAAGGCGTACATCGTCGAGGTCCGCCGCACCTCGAAGGGCCCCCAGATCGTCGTCAGCCGCACCCACCCCGGCCTCATCAAGCGCCTGTTCGAGCTCGAGGTCCCCGAGATCGCCGACGGCATCGTCGAGATCAAGGCCTGCGCCCGCGAGCCCGGGCACCGCACGAAGATCGCCGTCTGGTCGAACGACCGCAACGTCGACCCCGTCGGCGCCTGCGTCGGGGCCAGGGGCGCCCGGGTGCGCATGGTGGTCAACGAGCTGCGGGGCGAGAAGATCGACATCGTCCCGTTCTCCGAGGACCCCGTCGAGTTCGTCATGAAGGCCCTCTCGCCGGCCAAGGTGAAGGAGGTCCGCATCGACGAGGAGTCGGGCACGGCCGAGGTGATCGTCCCCGACTACCAGCTTTCCCTCGCCATCGGCAAGGAGGGCCAGAACGCCCGGCTGGCGGCCCGGTTGACCGGCTGGCGGGTCGACATCAAGAGCGAGACGCAGCTGGCCGAGGAGGAGTCCTACCAGGGCGAGGAGTGGGCCCAGGGGGAGTGGGTGGTGGACCCGAGCACGGGTGACCAGGTGTGGCAGTCGGCCGAGGGCGGCCCGGCCATCTCGGCCGAGGAGTGGTCCCAGGTCGGCTCGACCGGCGGCGACCAGCCCCAGTCCCAGGTCGCCTGGGGCGACGAGCGGGAGGCGACCGGCAACGAGGACGTCACCGCCGAGTCGGCCGAGGCCCAGATGCCGCCGCCCCAGGACGAGGTCGAGGCGGCCGAGATGGTGATGGCCGGCGCCGTGACCGA encodes the following:
- the nusA gene encoding transcription termination factor NusA encodes the protein MTGNFEMMEALQALATERGISTDVLLHALANALESAYRRMPGAAEEAFVEIDDQFTIKVIAQELDDAGNVVREWDATPDNFGRIAAQTAKQVMTQRLREVEREQKYEEYAGREGDIVTGIIQQSDSRYTLLDLGRVEALLPQAEQVPYERPEPGTRLKAYIVEVRRTSKGPQIVVSRTHPGLIKRLFELEVPEIADGIVEIKACAREPGHRTKIAVWSNDRNVDPVGACVGARGARVRMVVNELRGEKIDIVPFSEDPVEFVMKALSPAKVKEVRIDEESGTAEVIVPDYQLSLAIGKEGQNARLAARLTGWRVDIKSETQLAEEESYQGEEWAQGEWVVDPSTGDQVWQSAEGGPAISAEEWSQVGSTGGDQPQSQVAWGDEREATGNEDVTAESAEAQMPPPQDEVEAAEMVMAGAVTEGGGPTDLLEVDAPALSPEEAAVVEGTTIDVAQLGDASTDASLD
- the rimP gene encoding ribosome maturation factor RimP, which encodes MTTGERVRALVEPLVTGAGMSLYDVEHTGGAVRVLVDREGGVGLDDLAELTRRVSRVLDEDDPIPGRYTLEVSSPGLERPLRTAAHFAGAVGSEVTVKTLPGVEGERRVRGTLVAADDESFTVRPTEGDDPAERTLRYDEVERARTVFEWGPAPKPGQGGTRTKKRKAATP